One Dietzia sp. JS16-p6b genomic window carries:
- a CDS encoding ABC transporter ATP-binding protein: MSAPAATHRRATGVPSTANGLLLRAIGRRKRLVVPGLVLMTMWQVCEALVPIAIGVIVDRAIIPLDRWAMVWSVLGLVALFTVLSLSYRFGARMANRAVQEEAHDLRVEATRVPLTRRRAMDDASSGDVLSVCSADADVAAQIFRQIALGGSAFIGIAGISVYLLWTDLLVGLIVLIGVPLSLVLVALPSRVISRHSTAQQTAIGMASNRATDIMAGLRVLKAGGGERWAAEQYRDASRAAADAGIVTAERTGRVQGIGSLGMAVVLALVLLASGYRVLSGEMAIGTLVSVVGVAVFFEEPVRLITAMVGIYARSHGAAQRLVDLQASAPVDESGAEIPAGSHLQVTGLELPDGRELDLEVRAGELVALVAEQPAAAEAVTAAIAGHSDGADAVAVGGHRRSRLAPAIADHVVVAPHRVDLFVGTIRSNIAMRHDAPGEKTLDDDDTPISDEVLAASAVAEIVEHLPDGLDHVVQEGGRNLSGGQRQRIALARALHADPDVLVLHDPTSAVDAVTEWEIAQAVRQLRSSRPGQATLIVTSSPPFLATADRVVHLPRSGEASSGTHLELRETSASYRAAVDR; this comes from the coding sequence ATGTCAGCACCAGCAGCGACGCACCGGCGGGCCACCGGCGTCCCGTCGACCGCGAACGGGCTCCTGCTCCGGGCGATCGGACGCCGCAAGCGCCTGGTCGTTCCCGGTCTGGTGCTCATGACGATGTGGCAGGTGTGTGAGGCGTTGGTCCCCATCGCGATCGGCGTGATCGTCGACCGGGCGATCATCCCGCTGGACCGCTGGGCGATGGTGTGGTCGGTCCTCGGGCTGGTCGCACTGTTCACCGTGCTCAGCCTGAGCTACCGCTTCGGCGCACGGATGGCCAACCGGGCCGTGCAGGAGGAGGCCCACGACCTGCGGGTGGAGGCCACGCGGGTCCCGCTCACCCGGCGCCGCGCCATGGACGACGCGAGCTCGGGCGACGTGCTCTCGGTGTGTTCGGCCGATGCCGACGTGGCGGCCCAGATCTTCCGGCAGATCGCCCTGGGCGGCTCCGCGTTCATCGGCATCGCGGGGATCTCGGTCTACCTGCTGTGGACCGACCTGTTGGTGGGGCTGATCGTCCTGATCGGCGTCCCGCTGAGCCTGGTGCTGGTGGCGTTGCCCAGCCGGGTGATCTCCCGGCACAGCACCGCGCAGCAGACGGCCATCGGTATGGCGAGCAACCGCGCGACCGACATCATGGCCGGACTGCGCGTGCTCAAGGCGGGCGGCGGTGAGCGCTGGGCGGCCGAGCAGTACCGCGACGCCTCGCGCGCCGCCGCCGACGCCGGGATCGTCACCGCAGAGCGCACCGGCCGGGTCCAGGGCATCGGCTCGCTCGGCATGGCCGTGGTCCTGGCGCTGGTCCTGCTGGCCTCCGGGTACCGCGTGCTGTCGGGGGAGATGGCGATCGGCACGCTGGTCTCGGTGGTCGGTGTGGCCGTGTTCTTCGAGGAACCGGTCCGGCTCATCACCGCCATGGTGGGCATCTACGCCCGGTCCCACGGTGCCGCGCAGCGCCTGGTCGACCTGCAGGCCTCGGCACCGGTGGACGAGTCCGGAGCGGAGATCCCCGCCGGGTCGCACCTGCAGGTCACCGGGCTGGAGTTGCCCGACGGCCGGGAGCTGGACCTCGAGGTGAGGGCAGGGGAGCTGGTCGCGCTGGTGGCCGAGCAGCCAGCCGCCGCCGAGGCGGTGACGGCCGCGATCGCCGGCCACAGCGACGGGGCCGACGCCGTGGCGGTGGGCGGGCATCGACGCAGCCGCCTGGCCCCGGCGATCGCCGACCACGTCGTCGTCGCCCCCCACCGGGTCGACCTGTTCGTCGGCACCATCCGATCCAACATCGCGATGCGCCACGACGCCCCGGGTGAGAAGACCCTGGACGACGACGACACCCCGATTTCCGATGAGGTCCTCGCCGCCTCGGCCGTCGCGGAGATCGTCGAGCACCTCCCTGACGGGCTGGACCACGTGGTCCAGGAGGGGGGACGCAACCTCTCCGGCGGGCAGCGTCAGCGGATCGCGCTGGCCCGCGCCCTGCACGCCGACCCGGACGTGCTGGTGCTACACGACCCGACCAGCGCCGTGGACGCGGTGACCGAGTGGGAGATCGCGCAGGCCGTGCGCCAGCTGCGCTCGAGCCGGCCGGGGCAGGCGACGCTGATCGTCACCTCCTCGCCGCCGTTTCTCGCGACCGCCGACCGGGTGGTCCACCTCCCGCGGAGCGGCGAGGCGAGCTCGGGCACCCATCTCGAGCTGCGCGAGACCTCCGCGTCCTACCGGGCGGCGGTCGACCGATGA
- a CDS encoding lytic transglycosylase domain-containing protein, with product MTIRPLRGCAVALSLVAAVVASGCAYGPTREAPPPIPPGIPPAAGAPVPEVDINAPGRTSDQLRPWAQGINEQMNIPAAALAAYGNAAETMRQTRPECNLAWTTLAGIGHVETRHGRYRGSTLNDDGYALPPIIGIQLDGSPGFARIPDTDGGELDGDPEFDRAVGPMQFIPESWRRYGVDANGDGRADPNQIDDAAVSAARLLCENGGDLSVAENWQRAVLAYNASREYLMDVRDAAAAYSVGTTAP from the coding sequence ATGACTATTCGCCCCCTCCGCGGCTGCGCTGTGGCCCTGTCCCTCGTCGCGGCCGTGGTGGCATCCGGGTGTGCCTACGGACCGACCCGCGAGGCGCCGCCCCCGATCCCGCCCGGCATCCCGCCCGCCGCCGGCGCTCCCGTCCCCGAGGTGGACATCAACGCCCCCGGGCGGACCTCCGATCAGCTGCGGCCGTGGGCTCAGGGGATCAACGAGCAGATGAACATCCCCGCCGCCGCCCTGGCCGCCTACGGCAACGCCGCCGAGACCATGCGGCAGACGCGGCCCGAGTGCAACCTCGCGTGGACCACCCTGGCCGGGATCGGCCACGTGGAGACCCGCCACGGCCGGTACCGGGGTTCCACCCTGAACGACGACGGCTACGCGCTGCCCCCGATCATCGGCATCCAGCTCGACGGCTCGCCCGGCTTCGCCCGCATCCCGGACACCGACGGCGGTGAGCTGGACGGGGACCCCGAGTTCGACCGGGCGGTCGGACCCATGCAGTTCATCCCGGAGTCGTGGCGCAGGTACGGCGTCGACGCCAACGGTGACGGACGGGCCGACCCCAATCAGATCGACGACGCCGCCGTGTCCGCCGCCCGGCTGCTGTGCGAGAACGGCGGCGACCTCTCGGTGGCGGAGAACTGGCAGCGGGCCGTGCTGGCCTACAACGCCTCGCGGGAGTACCTCATGGACGTCCGCGACGCGGCGGCCGCGTACTCGGTGGGGACCACCGCGCCATAG
- a CDS encoding TetR/AcrR family transcriptional regulator, which yields MRKVPQQARSRAMVERIVDAARIVLVRDGYESFTTNRVADQAHVSPGSLYQYFPDKSALVTEVMNRWSAEISDRVAASLAGAGPVDVRDPGSVRSIADALLTALEADAGLLRIVWEELPAVRHRAAQHALELRVRELLSVYLSAAGVPVGDPAVRAWVIVMAVENVAVRWVLDRPRISREALLDEFTALAGGYAQRG from the coding sequence ATGCGAAAGGTCCCCCAGCAGGCACGGTCCCGGGCCATGGTCGAGCGGATCGTGGACGCCGCTCGCATCGTGCTCGTGCGTGACGGCTACGAGTCGTTCACCACCAACCGCGTGGCCGACCAGGCTCACGTCAGCCCGGGCTCGCTGTACCAGTACTTCCCGGACAAGTCGGCCCTGGTCACCGAGGTCATGAACCGGTGGTCGGCCGAGATCTCCGATCGGGTGGCCGCCTCTCTCGCCGGCGCCGGCCCCGTCGACGTCCGCGACCCAGGCTCGGTGCGCTCGATCGCCGACGCCCTGCTGACCGCCCTGGAGGCGGACGCCGGGCTGCTGCGGATCGTGTGGGAGGAGCTGCCCGCCGTGCGTCACCGGGCCGCGCAGCACGCGCTCGAGCTCCGGGTGCGCGAACTGCTCTCCGTCTACCTCTCCGCGGCGGGGGTTCCGGTCGGCGATCCCGCCGTGCGCGCGTGGGTGATCGTGATGGCGGTGGAGAACGTGGCCGTGCGCTGGGTGTTGGATCGGCCGCGGATCAGCCGAGAGGCGCTCCTCGACGAGTTCACCGCTCTGGCCGGGGGATACGCGCAACGCGGCTGA
- a CDS encoding oxygenase MpaB family protein: MTTAPERDAVTTPYPTRHREAEDRSRRIGRALKHIARVDRVDEHLMDRLGRGYLEKDEPGARLARAMRLRSGEPGAVTRRQLDQALTSGTAGLPDDAPEALRDYLALLEDTPDWVDWDQISRGQRVYLRLGQNAADILLQLSLIGGYRFGGPTDLLVATGGLTGSTTLRRLAETSHWTMSLSIPDGLRPGGESWRLTGHVRAMHAVVNEAMEPRWDTGRWGLPISQSDLAATLGLFDAVVLLGVRTLGVPISREDSDAVMHVWRYVGWLLGVDDDFLVDHERDRHRINYHILLAQAGLSEAGPQLTQALVAAQRERSRSGPLPGVQAWVAHERLLSMLTVLLGRDSMREFGLPVRPPWAHAYLVALNGLRYRTPWGRARLDSWGEKVRDRERKQTFGDAAADIGRPLSS, translated from the coding sequence ATGACCACAGCGCCTGAGCGTGACGCCGTCACCACCCCGTATCCGACCCGACACCGCGAGGCCGAGGACCGCTCCCGCCGCATCGGCCGCGCCCTGAAGCACATCGCCCGCGTGGACCGGGTCGACGAGCACCTCATGGACCGACTGGGCCGCGGATACCTGGAGAAGGACGAACCCGGCGCCCGGCTGGCCCGCGCCATGCGGCTGCGGTCCGGCGAGCCCGGGGCCGTGACCCGGCGACAACTCGACCAGGCCCTGACGAGCGGGACCGCGGGCCTGCCGGACGACGCCCCCGAGGCACTACGCGACTACCTCGCCCTGCTCGAGGACACCCCGGACTGGGTGGACTGGGATCAGATCTCCCGCGGACAGCGGGTGTACCTGCGCCTGGGCCAGAACGCCGCGGACATCCTGCTCCAGCTCTCCCTCATCGGGGGTTACCGCTTCGGCGGCCCCACCGACCTCCTCGTGGCCACCGGCGGACTGACCGGCAGCACCACGCTGCGGCGCCTGGCCGAGACCAGCCACTGGACCATGTCGCTGTCGATCCCCGACGGGTTGCGGCCGGGCGGCGAGTCGTGGCGCCTGACCGGGCACGTGCGGGCCATGCACGCGGTGGTCAACGAGGCCATGGAACCGCGCTGGGACACCGGACGCTGGGGCCTGCCCATCAGCCAGAGCGACCTGGCCGCCACCCTGGGCCTCTTCGACGCCGTGGTCCTGTTGGGCGTACGCACCCTGGGCGTGCCGATCTCCCGCGAGGACTCCGACGCCGTGATGCACGTGTGGCGCTACGTGGGATGGCTGTTGGGGGTCGACGACGACTTCCTGGTCGACCACGAACGCGACCGGCACCGGATCAATTACCACATCCTGCTGGCGCAGGCCGGACTGAGCGAGGCCGGCCCGCAGCTGACCCAGGCCCTGGTCGCGGCCCAGCGCGAGCGCTCCCGCAGCGGGCCGTTGCCCGGCGTGCAGGCGTGGGTGGCGCACGAGCGACTCCTGAGCATGCTCACGGTGCTGCTCGGCCGCGATTCCATGCGCGAGTTCGGGCTGCCGGTCCGCCCGCCGTGGGCGCACGCCTACCTGGTGGCGCTGAACGGGCTGCGGTACCGCACCCCGTGGGGCCGCGCCCGGCTCGACTCGTGGGGCGAGAAGGTCCGGGACCGCGAACGCAAGCAGACCTTCGGGGACGCCGCCGCCGACATCGGTCGCCCGCTGTCGTCATGA
- a CDS encoding alpha-hydroxy-acid oxidizing protein produces the protein MTSDSLTEPENIAPGRARQNTIYRAGVSGITPSVPTSADTLEAAARRALLRRPGGRRAWAYVYGGAGSGETMSANREALDRRRLVPRVLRSTEQRDLSTEVLGQSLPAPVLVAPIGAAGLVRRDADVHIGRAAAERRLPYILSSQGSSPMEATAAAMKDAPRWFQLYWSRDEQLVDSFISRAEAAGAGALVVTLDTTTLGWRPWDLDLGSLPFTRGVGIAQYTSDPRFVEMVAERVAQEADPGSGPEPEAVKVTPRAVVTLLEMARNHPGGFRRNLSAPETRAAVQTFLDTFSNPALNWDHIATLRDRTRLPVVLKGVLHPDDARRALDMGVDAVMVSNHGGRQVDGSIGTLDALVRIREAVGPEPTLLLDSGIRNGTDVVKAMACGADAVTIGRPHIYGLAIAGQKGVGEVLDNLLAEIDLTLSLCGASSWDDVDGSLLA, from the coding sequence ATGACCTCTGACTCCCTGACCGAGCCCGAGAACATCGCCCCCGGCCGCGCTCGCCAGAACACCATCTACCGAGCGGGCGTCTCGGGCATCACCCCCTCGGTGCCCACCAGCGCGGACACGCTCGAGGCCGCCGCACGGCGCGCCCTCCTGCGTCGGCCCGGCGGCCGGAGAGCCTGGGCCTACGTCTACGGCGGCGCGGGCTCCGGGGAGACGATGAGCGCCAACCGCGAGGCCCTGGACCGGCGCCGGTTGGTCCCGCGCGTCCTGCGCAGCACCGAGCAGCGCGATCTGTCGACGGAGGTGCTCGGGCAGTCGCTCCCCGCGCCCGTCCTCGTCGCCCCCATCGGCGCGGCGGGACTGGTGCGCCGCGACGCCGACGTGCACATCGGCCGCGCCGCGGCCGAGCGCCGGTTGCCGTACATCCTGTCCTCGCAGGGGTCGTCCCCGATGGAGGCCACGGCCGCGGCCATGAAGGACGCGCCGCGCTGGTTCCAGCTGTACTGGAGCAGGGATGAGCAGCTCGTGGACAGCTTCATCTCCCGGGCGGAGGCCGCGGGCGCCGGCGCGCTGGTCGTCACCCTCGACACCACGACGCTGGGCTGGCGCCCCTGGGATCTGGACCTGGGCTCATTGCCGTTCACGCGCGGGGTCGGGATCGCGCAGTACACCTCGGATCCACGGTTCGTCGAGATGGTGGCCGAGCGGGTCGCGCAGGAGGCCGATCCGGGTTCCGGCCCGGAGCCGGAGGCGGTCAAGGTCACCCCCAGGGCCGTCGTGACGCTGCTCGAGATGGCCCGGAACCACCCGGGTGGGTTCCGCAGGAATCTCAGCGCGCCGGAGACCCGCGCCGCCGTCCAGACCTTCCTCGACACGTTCTCGAATCCGGCGCTGAACTGGGACCACATCGCCACCCTGCGGGACCGGACCCGCCTGCCGGTCGTGCTCAAGGGCGTCCTGCACCCGGACGACGCCCGGCGGGCCCTGGACATGGGCGTAGACGCGGTCATGGTCTCCAACCACGGAGGCCGGCAGGTGGACGGGTCCATCGGCACCCTGGACGCCCTCGTGCGCATCCGCGAGGCCGTCGGTCCCGAGCCGACCCTGCTGCTGGACTCCGGCATCCGCAACGGCACCGACGTGGTCAAGGCCATGGCGTGCGGCGCGGACGCCGTGACCATCGGGCGGCCCCACATCTACGGGTTGGCCATCGCCGGGCAGAAGGGGGTCGGCGAGGTGCTCGACAACCTGCTCGCCGAGATCGACCTCACGCTGTCGCTGTGCGGCGCGAGTTCGTGGGACGACGTGGACGGCTCGTTGCTGGCCTGA
- a CDS encoding glycosyltransferase: protein MRDPELTVLLTVYHAIEPSQLRDALASVHAQTVQPAEVVVVEDGPLSPALMEVLDSTPRLRRFALPENSGAAAASQRGLDEVRTSWVARQDADDISLPERFERQLDAARALGADVLGSAMLEFDADPERPTALRALPTEHEDIARYARINNPVNNPSLLARTEAIRAVGGYRTVPYQEDYDLMIRLIGAGYRLHNLPEPLVRFRVTPAQFSRRKSRALTASERIIQRTLLDAGMISRPRAVANYLARNAYRRLPAPAMNAAYRRLFHR from the coding sequence ATGCGGGACCCCGAACTGACCGTCCTGCTCACCGTCTACCACGCGATCGAGCCCTCACAGCTGCGCGACGCCCTGGCCAGCGTGCACGCTCAGACCGTCCAGCCGGCCGAAGTGGTCGTGGTGGAGGACGGCCCCCTGTCGCCAGCGCTGATGGAGGTGCTCGACTCCACCCCCAGACTGCGCAGGTTCGCCCTCCCCGAGAACTCGGGCGCCGCGGCGGCGTCACAACGCGGGCTCGACGAGGTCCGCACCAGCTGGGTCGCCCGCCAGGACGCCGACGACATCTCCCTGCCCGAGCGGTTCGAGCGTCAACTCGACGCCGCCCGCGCGCTCGGGGCGGATGTCCTGGGGTCGGCGATGCTCGAGTTCGACGCCGATCCGGAGCGTCCCACGGCCCTGCGTGCCCTGCCGACCGAGCACGAGGACATCGCCCGCTACGCGCGCATCAACAACCCGGTCAACAACCCGTCCCTGCTCGCGCGAACCGAGGCCATCCGTGCCGTCGGGGGGTACCGCACGGTCCCGTACCAGGAGGATTACGACCTGATGATCCGGCTGATCGGCGCCGGGTACCGCCTCCACAACCTGCCCGAACCGCTCGTGCGGTTCCGGGTCACGCCCGCCCAGTTCAGCCGTCGCAAGAGCCGCGCGCTCACCGCGTCCGAGCGGATCATCCAGCGCACCCTCCTCGACGCGGGCATGATCTCCCGCCCCCGCGCCGTGGCCAACTACCTCGCGCGCAACGCCTACCGACGGTTGCCCGCTCCCGCCATGAACGCGGCCTACCGGCGACTCTTCCACCGCTGA